GGAGATTTTGTTAGCGGCGAAAAAGCAGCAGGAACCAGAGGAGCGTCTCTGTGATTAACTTGTAAACAGGCCTGGTTTGGTCATTACTGTGTCTGCTCttgtgaaataaataaaacttcatgGGAAATGACGGTCATGTGTCTTAATCGCACTCTGTCTGATTAGTGATTACAGGTGAACACATTTGTCTCAATCAGAAGTTAAGCTGAATCTGGTGCGAGTGACCAAATGATACATATTTTTCACACCTTTGTTTGTGTAATGCGGTTGCTATATTTGTTCCAAGTATTATTACCTTTCTCGATTTTAATCAAGAATTGCATTTGGATATTAGGATCAATCAAACTCAGTTACAGAACTTGTTTAACTATCAAAGTTGTTTTGTCACGCTTTTGAAGTTGCAGCTACTAATAGTTTTGAGATTAAAATGGTTGTGGAATTTTGAACAGGTCTGGTCAAAGTGAAACACTGTTCTACAAGCAACCTAACAAAGTCACGCAAATCAAATGGAATACTCTAATATGAACCTAAAACCCCCCTGCTTCCCATCGTAATTTTTTGCTTTATTTCACGTTGAATATATAGTGATGACCCACCAAAGATCTCtcttcacacacacacacacacacattccATGGAAACTCCTTTTCTTGTAGCTGTTCTCCTTCTGGctctctcctcttcctctttcACACGAGGGCAAAGAATCATACAGATTCCACCACCCCGTCCGTTATGCGCCTCTCAATACGCCCTGGCTAACTACGCCTGCTCACGTCTCCCAATGAACACTGTCCCACTTCCTTCCCCCATTGCCCCACCTTCTCCTCCCAtctttcctcctcctcctcctcctcctcactATGACCATGACCATGACCACGACGATGACGATGACCACGAGCATGACCATGGTGACCACCATGATGATGATCACGACCACGACGAGGATGACCACGACGACCATGACCACGACCATGATCACAATGACCATGACCACGACCGTGATCATGATCACGATGATGACAACCACCACGACAACAACCATAACCACCGTCGCCACCGCCgtcgccaccaccaccaccatcatcatcatcaaagacACAGAGAAGAGACGTTTGCTCAACAAGAGTGCTGCAAGTGGCTGAAGCAAATGGACAACGAGTGCGTGTGCGACCTTCTGGTTAGGCTTCCGCCATTGCTAGCAAAACCTGCGCATAACTATACAGTGTTTGTGGATGAGTCGTGCATCGTCACTTACACCTGTGGAGGCAGACTTATGAGCTGATCCTCTTTCCTTTCTAAACTACTTGTCCCATAGCTTGTTCTTCTTCAAAGACCCTTTTGTTTATCTGTCTTTTCTTAGCAGTTTATTATTTCACGCCCTTCAGTATAATTGTTGTACTTGTACGTTTTACACACCACCAGCAAAAAGTCAACCAAACcaagcaaacaaaaaatagtaagATGGATTATAATTTGCCTGAGCTTTGCTTCTTCCGTTGGATATGGGGCCTAGGTTCATAGGGCAGTGACATTATTGTAAGCCAGCTAGTAGATTGCaattttctaaatttgtttCAGGCCCGTGGATTGTATTTACATCTATGAATAAATCTAAACTGATTAATTTGCTTTGAAAATTGTATACTGACTCATTTCACATTAGACTAATAAAAGAGGAGTCTTCAATAGAGCCTGAGACCAACAATGCTCATAACTTTCTACTACAATAAATGTGAAAGAGTTGTCATCCCATCAATTTTGCAAAAGAATGATCAGTACCGAACATATACAAAACCCTATCTTACATTTGCGTCACTCATGAATGAGTTCCTGATCTGCGTGCTATGGTTTGAGAGCAGACTGACTCTGTTGTGCTCTTCCGCCAAGTCTCTTTGTCGGCTTGGCATgcttcttttaaaatttttagctctatttattatatacaacaacaacaacaaaaaaatgattttggaGGCATATCAATATTTGCTCAAGCATTCTTCGTTGCGGCTGCCATAGTTATTCCGCAATTATGTGAGGGTTCTCTGCTACACTCACTAATCACTATTTGCGTCCTCAACTTTCATGTTTACTGACACTGGGACGTCTATGAGGTGAGGTAAGGAAACAATATTAAACAAGTAGCATAGGATTGAGATCAACATGGTGGAATAGAGTGATCGATATATTTTGAAAAGGGCTCAACATAGTcacgaagacaaaaaaaaaaagtgtctaACATAGGAGTGTATTACAAATCATAAGTTGTTTATCAGATGGGTTGGTCTTTGGGAACGATCTGATCCTTGATCCACATGTAGATTGGGATTAACACAAACCAGGCAGCCGCTAGGGTACCCAAAAGGAAGCGTCCCAAGAAAGAGAAAGGATTGTTTACAGGCTTCTCGACGTCCTCTTCCTTCGGACCAAGCTGCAGCATTTCAAGATGATGGATGGTCAAAGAAAGACGAGCAAAGCTTCAAGTAGGCGAGACAGAAAGAGCAAAACAAACCTGGAGAGGAGAGTCACCGGAGGCAGGTTTGACACCGGTGACAGAGCATCCCATGATAAGTCCGTGCCTGCGAACACCACGGTACCACTTGGGGCCAATTCTCTTAAGCTGAACGTCCTTGAAACCAGCATTCTTGAACCACTCAATGTACTCTTCCTCCTTGGGGAAAAGCATCCAAACATCTGCAAAGAAGCGAGAAAGCCAGAAGGTTGGGTGGACAGGGCCAATGAGACATGCTTTCCCACCGATCTTGAGAACTCTATAGGCTTCCCTTATTCCCCTCTGCGGGTCGGGCCAGTACTCAATGCTGTCGaaaaataaaccctaaacccaatcACACACTCTGATCcacacaagtttttttttattttttattttttggttaccTTCCAGCAGAGACGTATCTGTCTGCATAATCAGTAGGAAAAGGGAGATCCTCCGCATCTCCTTCAACGATCTTGCACTCCTTCAACGGCTCCTTCTGCTTCGCCTTGGCCAGCTGATGCGGCGACTGGTCCAGAATCGTCACGTTCTTAGCCTTCACCGTCTTGACGATTCCCAGCGTGGTGAAACCCGTTCCGCCTCCGACGTCGACAACGCGCATGTCCGGATGGCTCAGATCCGCCGGCTCGAGAGCGTCGTCCCTCATATCCTCCGTCCAGTGGCCGGGATTGATGATATGGTCGTACACGATGGACAGGAACCTGTAGAACCAGTAGGCCTCCTTCTTGTGCTGGATGAACCTAGGCTGCGCAGATGGCCTTGACGCCGACacgctgctgctgctgctgctgctgcatcTTGTCGCCACGGAGAGTCTCCGCGTGGCTGTGTTTGAGACGAGACTCAGCGGAGGACTTGGTCTGGCGTGTAGATTGGAAGCGGGGAAACCTAATCCCTTGGGGAAGGTGATGGCTCCGTTGAGCATGAGAGAAGCCATTGGTGAAGCGTGAAATGCTTATCAGATCGGGTAGTTGGAAACGAGGCGCTTTATCACCACTGAACGAGCAGGCCTTAAATCAGAGTGATGACTCGCAGCCACataccttatttatttattatttgatgtAATTATAATATCGTAACGTTGTTGTACGTTGCGATTACCCATTTTGATGGCCTATTGAAAAATGGGATGAAATTTACAGTTCCATGATAGTTTTGGGCTTTAATAACGTGACTTGAAGAAAAGAGGTCCATATATCTGTAACGATCCGATTATCGGTCCAGTCATTTCGGCCCAGCAAAATCCACTAAATTTGCTGGAACACCTAGGTGAGTCCCCACTATTTAAACAAAGCCTCCCTAATCCCTTGGGGAAGGTGATGGCTCCGTTGAGCATGAGAGAAGCCATTGGTGAAGCGTGAAATGCTTATCAGATCGGGTAGTTGGAAACGAGGCGCTTTATCACCACTGAACGAGCAGGCCTTAAATCAGAGTGATGACTCGCAGCCACataccttatttatttattatttgatgtAATTATAATATCGTAACGTTGTTGTACGTTGCGATTACCCATTTTGATGGCCTATTGAAAAATGGGATGAAATTTACAGTTCCATGATAGTTTTGGGCTTTAATAACGTGACTTGAAGAAAAGAGGTCCATATATCTGTAACGATCCGATTATCGGTCCAGTCATTTCGGCCCAGCAAAATCCACTAAATTTGCTGGAACACCTAGGTGAGTCCCCACTATTTAAACAAAGCCTCCCTAATCCCTTGGGGAAGGTGATGGCTCCGTTGAGCATGAGAGAAGCCATTGGTGAAGCGTGAAATGCTTATCAGATCGGGTAGTTGGAAACGAGGCGCTTTATCACCACTGAACGAGCAGGCCTTAAATCAGAGTGATGACTCGCAGCCACataccttatttatttattatttgatgtAATTATAATATCGTAACGTTGTTGTACGTTGCGATTACCCATTTTGATGGCCTATTGAAAAATGGGATGAAATTTACAGTTCCATGATAGTTTTGGGCTTTAATAACGTGACTTGAAGAAAAGAGGTCCATATATCTGTAACGATCCGATTATCGGTCCAGTCATTTCGGCCCAGCAAAATCCACTAAATTTGCTGGAACACCTAGGTGAGTCCCCACTATTTAAACAAAGCCTCCCTAATCCCTTGGGGAAGGTGATGGCTCCGTTGAGCATGAGAGAAGCCATTGGTGAAGCGTGAAATGCTTATCAGATCGGGTAGTTGGAAACGAGGCGCTTTATCACCACTGAACGAGCAGGCCTTAAATCAGAGTGATGACTCGCAGCCACataccttatttatttattatttgatgtAATTATAATATCGTAACGTTGTTGTACGTTGCGATTACCCATTTTGATGGCCTATTGAAAAATGGGATGAAATTTACAGTTCCATGATAGTTTTGGGCTTTAATAACGTGACTTGAAGAAAAGAGGTCCATATATCTGTAACGATCCGATTATCGGTCCAGTCATTTCGGCCCAGCAAAATCCACTAAATTTGCTGGAACACCTAGGTGAGTCCCCACTATTTAAACAAAGCCTCCCTAATCCCTTGGGGAAGGTGATGGCTCCGTTGAGCATGAGAGAAGCCATTGGTGAAGCGTGAAATGCTTATCAGATCGGGTAGTTGGAAACGAGGCGCTTTATCACCACTGAACGAGCAGGCCTTAAATCAGAGTGATGACTCGCAGCCACataccttatttatttattatttgatgtAATTATAATATCGTAACGTTGTTGTACGTTGCGATTACCCATTTTGATGGCCTATTGAAAAATGGGATGAAATTTACAGTTCCATGATAGTTTTGGGCTTTAATAACGTGACTTGAAGAAAAGAGGTCCATATATTTGTAACGATCCGATTATCGGTCCAGTCATTTCGGCCCAGCAAAATCCACTAAATTTGCTGGAACACCTAGGTGAGTCCCCACTATTTAAACAAAGCCTCCCTATTCTTTTATTCATAAAGTCTCACTACGTCGAAACCCTGCAGAATCAGAGCCGTCAAGCAAATCCGAGTCCGTACCGTCAGTGTCACCATCGACCGAGATCGGAACCGCCAACCAGTCGCCGTTAACAGCCGAAGGTAACCGGAAATCGTCCTTTCCGATTTGTTTTTAAAACGGCCGTCCATTCAATCGATCATAACTCACTAACCGTTTGGAATTTCGTAATTTTAAGACCACCATCGTGACTGTGACGTCGAGACGAGTCAGGACCAGGAAGATCAGCCGGAGAGTCGCTCGGACGCACCGTCACGCGCCGCTTTTGTCCCGCGACGTTCCGCGCGTGTAGCTCACGCGCCACCACCACCCGCGGTTTTCCGTCGCCGCCGTTGATCCCGGTAAGCCGCCGTCCCTTTTCAACCGCCGGTGACTCGGCCGTTGACTCAGTCGGTGACTCGGTAACTCGGCGAGTCAACACGGATCCGGTCAACCGGTTaggttaattgatttttggtttggtttaggcTAACCGGTTATTTAATAAATCGATTTCTGgtttaaattaattgaattGGTTAAGTTAAACCAGcggttaaaattgatttaaattcGGTTATGGAAAACCGATTTGGTCTAATTGAAATCGATTTTGGTTTGGATAAACCGATTGGTTCATTTCGATTTCAATTTGGTCAAAGGTTGACCGGCTTGGGTCAGAGTTGACCGGTTGACCTTTGACCAGCGGGGTTGACTTTTGAACTGATCGTCGGTTATCCATTTTTAACCGTTCGAAGGGCGTTCTGACTAGATTTTTCgccctgatttcagatttgcAGTCTGTTTGAGCAGTTGGAGTTCATAGCTACTACTTTTCCAcgttgctaaggtgagggtcttttCTCGAGCTTCTCTTACACGACTTAGTACCacgaataagtataatttatttctaatgtgtttcCGTCTGCGTGAAATTgagtctgtcattgcttgtttagtttgtagGTTCTTTGCTTAAACTGGAACTAGGGTTATAGATGGTTCAACAATACTTGTTCATttataattgataatatatatatatatagtatattgatGTGATTTGGATGAAAGCCGACCATGGGTGTATCGGTTGGAGACAGTACATTGGGTGTGGTGTTTGCTGCGGCACAGCGTAGTCGACCGGTTGTGCCAAGGCGTGgaggtcgataaatcgtctacgggcgtgtgttaccgagcacatATTCGGTggtgttttggcctgttagtgggcagcgAGTGTACACATCACTAGGACCATTGTTTGATC
This Brassica napus cultivar Da-Ae chromosome C6, Da-Ae, whole genome shotgun sequence DNA region includes the following protein-coding sequences:
- the LOC106407766 gene encoding histidine-rich glycoprotein, giving the protein METPFLVAVLLLALSSSSFTRGQRIIQIPPPRPLCASQYALANYACSRLPMNTVPLPSPIAPPSPPIFPPPPPPPHYDHDHDHDDDDDHEHDHGDHHDDDHDHDEDDHDDHDHDHDHNDHDHDRDHDHDDDNHHDNNHNHRRHRRRHHHHHHHHQRHREETFAQQECCKWLKQMDNECVCDLLVRLPPLLAKPAHNYTVFVDESCIVTYTCGGRLMS
- the LOC106410579 gene encoding 2-methyl-6-phytyl-1,4-hydroquinone methyltransferase, chloroplastic, whose translation is MASLMLNGAITFPKGLGFPASNLHARPSPPLSLVSNTATRRLSVATRCSSSSSSSVSASRPSAQPRFIQHKKEAYWFYRFLSIVYDHIINPGHWTEDMRDDALEPADLSHPDMRVVDVGGGTGFTTLGIVKTVKAKNVTILDQSPHQLAKAKQKEPLKECKIVEGDAEDLPFPTDYADRYVSAGSIEYWPDPQRGIREAYRVLKIGGKACLIGPVHPTFWLSRFFADVWMLFPKEEEYIEWFKNAGFKDVQLKRIGPKWYRGVRRHGLIMGCSVTGVKPASGDSPLQLGPKEEDVEKPVNNPFSFLGRFLLGTLAAAWFVLIPIYMWIKDQIVPKDQPI